One genomic region from Salinicola endophyticus encodes:
- a CDS encoding L-fuconate dehydratase, which yields MTTIQRVEAQDIRFPTSRELDGSDAMNAAPDYSATYVILHTDADDGISGHGLTFTIGRGNEICVATVNSLASRLEGRTLEEITADMGAFWRDLTSGDSQLRWLGPEKGVIHLACAAMVNAVWDLWAKREGKPVWQLLADMTPEALVQCLDFRFVSDALTPEEAIALLRRQAPTKAERVAHLREHGYPGYTTSAGWLGYSEEKMRKLCREALDEGWRHFKQKVGGDIEEDRARARILREEIGPECTLMMDANQMWDVDEAVANMRRLAEFDPHWIEEPTSPDDILGHAEIRHRLAPIGVATGEHCHNRVMFKQLFQAEALDFCQLDAARLGGLNEVLVVLLLAAKYGIPVCPHGGGVGLCEYTQHISMFDYIAVSGSLEGRLLEYVDHLHEHFEAPVQIHRGRYQVPDAPGYGVTMKAASLAAHRYPDGSAWHSA from the coding sequence ATGACCACCATTCAGCGCGTCGAAGCCCAGGACATTCGCTTCCCCACCTCGCGTGAGCTCGACGGCTCGGACGCGATGAACGCGGCGCCGGACTATTCGGCCACCTACGTCATCCTGCACACCGATGCGGACGATGGCATCAGCGGTCACGGGCTCACCTTCACCATCGGCCGCGGCAACGAGATCTGCGTCGCCACGGTCAACTCCCTGGCCTCGCGCCTGGAGGGCCGTACGCTCGAGGAGATCACCGCCGACATGGGCGCCTTCTGGCGCGACCTGACCAGCGGCGACAGCCAGCTGCGCTGGCTCGGCCCGGAAAAGGGCGTCATCCATCTGGCCTGCGCGGCGATGGTCAACGCAGTGTGGGACCTGTGGGCCAAGCGCGAGGGCAAGCCGGTCTGGCAGCTGCTCGCCGACATGACCCCGGAAGCACTGGTCCAGTGTCTGGACTTCCGCTTCGTCAGCGATGCACTCACTCCGGAAGAGGCGATCGCTCTGCTGCGCCGCCAGGCACCGACCAAGGCCGAGCGTGTGGCGCATCTGCGCGAGCACGGCTACCCCGGCTACACCACCTCGGCGGGCTGGCTGGGCTACTCGGAAGAGAAGATGCGCAAGCTCTGCCGCGAGGCGCTGGACGAGGGTTGGCGCCACTTCAAGCAGAAGGTGGGCGGCGACATCGAGGAGGATCGCGCCCGTGCCCGCATTCTGCGCGAGGAGATCGGCCCCGAGTGCACCCTGATGATGGATGCCAACCAGATGTGGGATGTCGACGAGGCGGTCGCCAACATGCGCCGGCTGGCCGAGTTCGACCCGCACTGGATCGAGGAGCCGACCAGCCCCGACGATATTCTCGGCCACGCCGAGATCCGTCACCGTCTGGCGCCGATCGGCGTCGCCACCGGTGAGCACTGCCACAACCGCGTCATGTTCAAGCAGCTGTTCCAGGCCGAGGCGCTCGACTTCTGCCAGCTCGACGCCGCCCGCCTGGGCGGGCTCAACGAGGTGCTGGTGGTACTGCTGCTGGCGGCCAAGTACGGCATCCCGGTGTGCCCCCACGGTGGTGGCGTGGGCCTGTGCGAGTACACCCAGCACATCTCGATGTTCGACTACATCGCGGTCTCCGGTTCGCTGGAGGGGCGCCTGCTCGAGTACGTCGACCATCTGCACGAACACTTCGAGGCCCCGGTGCAGATCCACCGCGGCCGCTATCAGGTACCGGATGCCCCGGGTTACGGGGTGACCATGAAGGCGGCGTCGCTCGCGGCCCACCGCTACCCCGACGGCAGCGCCTGGCACTCCGCCTAG
- the araD1 gene encoding AraD1 family protein, whose protein sequence is MRLIQCRHEGRLTVGLVVDAQSVQVVAAEAGVYGLARQAIAAGRPLSEMVEAALTDTRLDYAALVDNGQLLPPLTHPDPAHWLVTGTGLTHLGSADTRSAMHAATQVDESTLTDSMRMFRMGVEAGKPGAGEVGPQPEWFYKGDGDCVVAPEAALRSPSFAQDAGEEPELAGLYVIGDDGTPWRVGYAVGNEFSDHVTERFNYLWLAHSKLRACSYGPELLVGELPAHLEGTSRIVRDGKTLWEKPFLTGEANMAHSLANLEHHHFKYRNFRRPGDVHVHFFGTATLSFADQVTVEPGDRYEIELPALGRPLRNTLESDTDLGYAAAKPL, encoded by the coding sequence ATGCGCCTGATTCAATGTCGCCACGAGGGGCGATTGACGGTGGGCCTGGTGGTCGACGCCCAGAGCGTGCAGGTGGTGGCCGCGGAGGCGGGGGTCTACGGTCTGGCGCGCCAGGCGATCGCCGCGGGGCGCCCGCTGAGCGAGATGGTCGAGGCGGCGCTGACCGACACCCGGCTCGATTACGCCGCGCTGGTCGACAACGGCCAGCTGCTGCCGCCGCTGACCCACCCGGACCCTGCCCACTGGCTGGTCACCGGCACCGGGCTGACTCACCTCGGCAGTGCCGACACGCGTTCGGCCATGCACGCCGCGACTCAGGTCGACGAGAGCACCTTGACCGACTCCATGCGCATGTTCCGCATGGGCGTGGAGGCGGGCAAACCGGGCGCCGGCGAGGTAGGGCCGCAGCCGGAGTGGTTCTACAAGGGCGACGGCGACTGTGTGGTGGCGCCCGAGGCGGCGTTACGCTCGCCGAGCTTCGCCCAGGATGCCGGCGAGGAGCCGGAACTGGCCGGGCTCTACGTGATCGGCGACGACGGCACCCCGTGGCGGGTCGGCTACGCCGTCGGCAACGAGTTCTCCGATCATGTCACCGAGCGCTTCAACTACCTGTGGCTGGCCCACTCCAAGCTGCGCGCCTGCAGCTACGGCCCGGAGCTGCTGGTGGGCGAGCTGCCCGCGCACCTCGAGGGCACCAGCCGCATCGTGCGCGATGGCAAGACCCTGTGGGAAAAGCCGTTTTTGACCGGCGAGGCCAACATGGCGCATAGCCTGGCCAATCTGGAGCACCACCATTTCAAGTACCGTAACTTCCGCCGCCCGGGCGATGTCCACGTGCACTTCTTCGGCACCGCGACGCTGAGCTTCGCCGACCAGGTGACGGTCGAACCGGGCGACCGCTACGAGATCGAGCTGCCGGCCCTGGGCCGCCCGCTACGCAACACCCTGGAGTCCGATACGGACCTGGGCTATGCGGCGGCCAAGCCGCTATGA
- a CDS encoding L-rhamnonate dehydratase: MKITRVRARVFEWKGHTVPPTPHFCANAMDELWDKSDSMGTFRFHGWTVVEVETDTGLVGLGNVALAPRVAKTIIDQYLAPLVLGQDPFDYEYLWQRMYRATLAWGRKGIGMAAISGVEIAIWDLMGKAAGQPVFKLLGGRTKEKIPCYASKLYCMDLPSMQEEAQSYLDQGFKAMKMRVGYGPKDGPAGMRANLDSVAAVREVIGDDIDLMIDCYMGWNLDYARRMLPRLEPFQPRWVEEPVIADDIDGYAELNRLTSIPISGGEHEFTHYGFRQLLEKRAVSVIQYDTNRVGGITAARKINAMAEAFCVPVIPHAGQMHNYHLTMASLASPMSEFFPVHDVEIGNELFYYLFEGDPEPVDGCLDLDDDTPGLGLSLNERYFDQFHIIE; this comes from the coding sequence ATGAAAATCACCCGCGTCCGTGCCCGTGTCTTCGAATGGAAAGGCCATACCGTGCCTCCGACGCCGCATTTCTGCGCCAACGCCATGGACGAGCTGTGGGACAAGAGCGACTCCATGGGTACCTTTCGCTTCCACGGCTGGACCGTGGTCGAGGTCGAGACCGACACCGGTCTGGTGGGGCTGGGCAATGTGGCGCTCGCGCCGCGGGTCGCCAAGACGATCATCGATCAGTATCTGGCGCCACTGGTCCTCGGCCAGGATCCGTTCGACTACGAATATCTGTGGCAACGTATGTATCGCGCCACCCTGGCCTGGGGCCGCAAGGGGATCGGCATGGCGGCGATCTCCGGGGTCGAAATCGCGATCTGGGATCTGATGGGCAAGGCGGCCGGCCAGCCGGTGTTCAAGCTGCTCGGCGGGCGCACCAAGGAAAAGATCCCCTGTTACGCCTCCAAGCTCTACTGCATGGACCTGCCGTCGATGCAGGAAGAGGCGCAGTCCTATCTCGACCAGGGCTTCAAGGCGATGAAGATGCGTGTCGGCTATGGCCCCAAGGATGGTCCTGCGGGCATGCGCGCCAACCTCGACAGTGTCGCCGCGGTGCGCGAGGTGATCGGCGACGACATCGACCTGATGATCGACTGCTACATGGGCTGGAACCTCGACTACGCCAGGCGCATGCTGCCCAGGCTGGAGCCTTTCCAGCCGCGCTGGGTGGAAGAGCCGGTGATCGCCGATGACATCGACGGCTATGCCGAACTCAATCGGCTGACCAGCATTCCGATCTCCGGTGGTGAACATGAATTCACCCATTACGGCTTCCGCCAGTTGCTCGAGAAACGCGCGGTCTCCGTCATCCAGTACGATACCAACCGGGTCGGCGGCATCACCGCGGCGCGCAAGATCAATGCCATGGCGGAGGCCTTCTGCGTGCCGGTGATCCCCCACGCCGGTCAGATGCACAACTACCATCTGACCATGGCCTCCCTCGCCTCCCCCATGTCCGAATTCTTCCCGGTCCACGATGTCGAGATTGGCAACGAACTCTTCTACTACCTGTTCGAAGGGGACCCCGAGCCGGTCGACGGCTGCCTCGACCTCGACGATGACACCCCGGGGCTGGGGCTGTCGCTCAACGAGCGCTACTTCGATCAGTTCCATATCATCGAATGA
- a CDS encoding LysR substrate-binding domain-containing protein codes for MSHDSRIHIKSWLRIKHLVLLVTLDESRSLHATARHMNMSQPAASKMLKDIENFFGMALFLRQPRQMTLTSGGRLLVRYARSILNDTDRLIDDLISLREGGHGKLVIGSVPGAAPVLLPQAIIQLKHERPQLAVNVQENSSDRLLADLEYKRLDVVLGRYTEPAQHHLFDFLPLQAEPVSIVVRAGHPLCQHTPTLAEVVRWPWVMHPTSSPMRGLFEVALAEAQVRSPRNVIETTSTQTTLQLVSASDAIALLPTSILRTAISSGRFAALPLTIGEPLGYYGVMTRKGEERAEVVEAFISLLMTRSEG; via the coding sequence ATGTCCCACGATAGTCGAATTCACATCAAGAGCTGGTTGCGTATCAAGCACCTCGTGCTGCTGGTGACCCTCGACGAAAGTCGCAGTCTTCACGCCACCGCGCGGCACATGAACATGAGCCAACCGGCCGCCAGCAAGATGCTCAAGGACATCGAGAACTTCTTCGGCATGGCGCTGTTTCTGCGCCAGCCACGGCAGATGACATTGACCAGTGGTGGCCGTCTGCTGGTGCGCTACGCGCGCAGCATTCTCAACGACACTGACCGCCTGATCGACGATCTGATCTCGCTGCGTGAGGGGGGCCACGGCAAGCTGGTGATCGGCAGCGTCCCCGGCGCGGCACCGGTACTGCTGCCGCAGGCGATCATCCAGCTCAAGCATGAGCGCCCGCAGCTGGCGGTGAACGTTCAGGAGAATTCCAGCGATCGTCTGCTGGCCGATCTCGAGTACAAGCGTCTCGACGTGGTGCTTGGGCGTTATACCGAACCGGCCCAGCACCACCTGTTCGATTTCCTGCCGCTCCAGGCCGAGCCGGTCTCGATCGTGGTGCGTGCCGGCCACCCGCTGTGCCAGCACACCCCGACCCTGGCCGAGGTAGTGCGCTGGCCGTGGGTGATGCACCCCACCTCCAGCCCCATGCGCGGCCTCTTCGAGGTGGCCCTGGCCGAGGCCCAGGTGCGCTCGCCGCGCAATGTGATCGAGACCACCTCGACCCAGACCACGCTGCAGCTGGTCAGCGCTTCGGATGCCATCGCGCTGCTGCCCACCTCGATACTGCGCACGGCGATCTCCTCCGGGCGCTTCGCCGCGCTGCCGCTGACCATCGGCGAGCCGCTGGGCTACTACGGGGTGATGACGCGCAAGGGCGAGGAGCGCGCCGAGGTGGTGGAAGCCTTCATCTCACTGCTGATGACGCGCTCCGAAGGCTGA
- a CDS encoding tripartite tricarboxylate transporter TctB family protein, whose amino-acid sequence MRDFLLGLAFAIGGGVVIAVAQTYPTMPSLQYGPSLFPSLIGAGMLIGGALLALSQVRVLAARRHAPEDPGLSRYDYLGLALSLVPCALIVFYILAAETLGAGLCMLLSMWLLMLMRGAKWWLALGVALVVSLIVTLLFSRYLLIPLPEGVLLPQSLAWIG is encoded by the coding sequence ATGAGAGACTTTCTCCTGGGTCTGGCCTTCGCCATCGGCGGTGGCGTGGTGATCGCCGTGGCGCAGACCTACCCCACCATGCCCTCGCTGCAGTACGGGCCATCGCTGTTCCCCTCGCTGATCGGCGCGGGGATGCTGATCGGCGGTGCGCTGCTGGCACTGAGTCAGGTCCGCGTGCTCGCCGCCCGGCGGCACGCGCCCGAGGATCCGGGGCTCTCGCGCTACGACTACCTCGGGCTGGCGCTGTCTCTGGTGCCCTGCGCCCTGATCGTGTTCTACATCCTGGCCGCCGAGACCCTCGGCGCCGGGCTGTGCATGCTGCTCTCGATGTGGCTGCTGATGCTGATGCGCGGTGCGAAATGGTGGCTGGCGCTGGGCGTCGCCCTGGTGGTGTCGCTCATCGTCACCCTGCTGTTCTCGCGCTATCTGCTGATTCCGCTGCCGGAGGGCGTACTGCTCCCGCAAAGTCTGGCCTGGATCGGGTAA
- a CDS encoding Ldh family oxidoreductase — MTRYDAATLRTTLRALFREAGTQEEVAETTARILVEGDLLGHHTHGVKLADGYLKDLAAGNASGDPGVLEIQENTPVAALFDGHYLLGPYLVQRALDHCRAAAATFGLGMVSLKRSHHIACLAAYLQPLVEANLVPLILSSDPAVASVAPFGGLDRVYTPNPLAAGIPGREQPLLIDVSMSTITNGTVGKTHAAGERLAHPAILSGHGAVSDDPADYFAEPGGSILPLGELAFGHKGFALGLMVEALTSALAGFGRKDGPTTWGASVMVMVIDPARFGGTQAFLDETDHLARRCFEARPRDAERPVRLPGQSGLARRRDYLADGIPLPEDVVAAMRQAVARSSLAGTTPFG; from the coding sequence ATGACGCGCTACGACGCCGCCACTCTGCGTACTACCCTGCGCGCCCTGTTCCGCGAGGCGGGGACGCAGGAGGAGGTCGCCGAGACCACCGCCAGGATTCTGGTCGAGGGCGATCTGCTCGGCCACCACACCCACGGCGTGAAGCTGGCCGACGGCTACCTCAAGGATCTCGCCGCCGGCAACGCCAGCGGCGACCCCGGGGTGCTCGAGATTCAGGAAAACACCCCGGTGGCGGCGCTGTTCGACGGCCACTACCTGCTCGGGCCCTATCTGGTGCAGCGCGCCCTCGACCACTGCCGCGCGGCCGCTGCCACCTTCGGCCTGGGCATGGTCAGTCTCAAGCGCTCGCACCATATCGCCTGCCTGGCGGCCTATCTACAGCCACTGGTGGAGGCCAACCTGGTGCCGCTGATCCTGAGTTCGGACCCTGCGGTAGCCTCGGTGGCACCGTTCGGCGGTCTCGATCGGGTCTACACCCCCAACCCGCTGGCAGCAGGCATCCCCGGTCGCGAGCAGCCGCTGCTGATCGACGTCAGCATGTCGACCATCACCAACGGCACCGTGGGCAAGACCCACGCCGCCGGCGAGCGTCTGGCGCATCCGGCGATCCTCTCCGGGCACGGCGCGGTGAGCGATGACCCCGCCGACTACTTCGCCGAGCCGGGCGGCAGCATCCTGCCGCTGGGCGAACTCGCCTTCGGCCACAAGGGCTTTGCCCTGGGGCTGATGGTGGAAGCGCTGACCTCGGCCCTGGCCGGGTTCGGGCGCAAGGATGGCCCTACCACCTGGGGCGCCTCGGTAATGGTGATGGTGATCGACCCGGCGCGCTTCGGCGGTACTCAGGCGTTCCTCGACGAGACCGATCATCTCGCCCGACGCTGCTTTGAGGCGCGCCCGCGCGATGCCGAGCGCCCAGTGCGCCTGCCCGGCCAGTCCGGCCTGGCGCGGCGGCGCGACTATCTCGCCGACGGCATCCCGCTACCCGAAGACGTGGTGGCGGCGATGCGTCAGGCAGTGGCACGCTCATCGCTGGCCGGCACGACGCCCTTCGGCTGA
- a CDS encoding fumarylacetoacetate hydrolase family protein has translation MTQAQAPDRLPESLDCLPEDADRALLVGRAWLGDDPQRGGPAIVAVRGDALVDLSAHVATMADLLEHPDAAGLVRDAEAPLIAPLATVLANSAAAEPIAPYLLAPCDVQAIKACGVTFAVSLLERVIEEQAGGDLNRAAELRREIQTLIGSDLSRIQPGSEEAMTLKRELQARGAWSQYMEVGIGPDAEVFSKAQPLSAVGHGARVGLHPASQWNNPEPEIVLAVDTQGQVRGASLGNDVNLRDVEGRSALLLGKAKDNNASCAIGPFIRLFDAHFGIDDVRQARVSLRIEGSDDGFVLEGDSDMREISRDPLDLVGQTQGAHHQYPDGFMLFLGTMFSPIQDRDGEGQGFTHHLGDRVDISTPKLGRLSNVVARSDQLPPWTFGIRRLIAHLAHRQGA, from the coding sequence ATGACCCAAGCCCAAGCACCCGACCGCCTGCCCGAGTCACTCGACTGTCTGCCCGAGGACGCCGATCGCGCCCTGCTGGTGGGCCGCGCCTGGCTGGGCGACGACCCGCAGCGCGGCGGCCCGGCCATCGTCGCCGTACGCGGCGATGCCCTGGTCGATCTCTCAGCGCATGTCGCCACCATGGCCGATCTGCTCGAGCACCCCGACGCCGCGGGCCTGGTGCGCGACGCCGAGGCACCGCTGATCGCCCCGCTGGCGACGGTGCTGGCCAACAGCGCCGCGGCCGAACCGATCGCGCCCTATCTGCTCGCACCCTGCGACGTGCAGGCCATCAAGGCCTGCGGTGTGACCTTCGCGGTCAGCCTGCTGGAGCGGGTGATCGAGGAGCAGGCCGGCGGCGATCTCAACCGCGCCGCCGAGCTGCGCCGCGAGATCCAGACGCTGATCGGCAGCGACCTGTCGCGCATCCAGCCCGGCTCGGAAGAGGCGATGACGCTCAAGCGCGAGCTGCAGGCGCGCGGCGCCTGGTCGCAGTACATGGAGGTGGGGATCGGCCCGGATGCCGAGGTCTTCTCCAAGGCGCAGCCGCTCTCCGCGGTGGGCCACGGCGCCCGGGTCGGCCTGCATCCGGCCTCGCAATGGAACAATCCGGAGCCGGAGATCGTGCTCGCGGTGGACACCCAGGGGCAGGTGCGTGGCGCCAGCCTGGGCAACGACGTCAACCTGCGCGACGTCGAGGGGCGCAGCGCGCTGCTGCTGGGCAAGGCCAAGGACAACAACGCCTCCTGCGCCATCGGCCCGTTCATCCGCCTGTTCGACGCCCACTTCGGCATCGACGACGTGCGCCAGGCGCGGGTCTCGCTGCGTATCGAGGGCAGCGACGACGGTTTCGTGCTCGAGGGCGACAGCGACATGCGCGAGATCAGCCGCGACCCGCTCGACCTGGTGGGTCAGACCCAGGGGGCGCACCACCAGTACCCGGATGGCTTCATGCTCTTCCTCGGCACCATGTTCTCGCCGATCCAGGATCGCGACGGCGAGGGCCAGGGCTTTACCCACCATCTGGGCGACCGGGTCGACATCAGCACGCCCAAGCTGGGGCGGCTGAGCAACGTGGTCGCACGCAGCGACCAGCTGCCGCCGTGGACCTTCGGCATTCGCCGCCTGATCGCTCACCTCGCGCATCGTCAAGGCGCGTGA
- a CDS encoding tripartite tricarboxylate transporter permease — METFLQGLAMVFNAQTLLVIVAAAVFGLFVGAIPGLTATMAVALLVPITFYMDATPAIAAIVATSAMAIFAGDIPGTYLNIPGTPASAAYVGESYRLARQGRARETLGTNLLCSVFGGLFGTLVLVFVSPSLAEVALNFSSFEYFWLALLGLSCSIFIAIGSRLKAFLSLTVGLLLSTVGLDMMSGAPRFTFGVPDLMAGVNFIPVMIGMFALNEIMLFYGSRNEARSVPAMAKDSVFRHAPATLRRYWRNMLRGSALGTLIGALPGAGADIAAWIAYALGKSRSKEKEKYGSGHIEGIVDASSANNSGISGAWVPALVFGIPGDTITAIVIGVLYMKGMNPGPTIFMNGGSQVYALFTVFFVANLMMLPLGYLAIRASKIFILTPRKMLMPVILTFCIVGAFAINNSVTDIWIMLVIGLVAFVLARNDFPMAPAILGLVLGGTLENSFMSSMLKSGGDLLAFFERPISAALGALVILIWLLPTLIKHIRRLRRPAAATAGDEK, encoded by the coding sequence ATGGAAACCTTCTTGCAAGGCCTGGCCATGGTGTTCAACGCCCAGACGCTGCTGGTGATCGTCGCGGCGGCCGTGTTCGGGCTCTTCGTCGGCGCCATCCCCGGCCTCACCGCCACCATGGCGGTAGCCCTGCTGGTGCCGATCACCTTCTACATGGACGCCACGCCGGCGATCGCGGCGATCGTCGCGACCTCGGCGATGGCGATCTTCGCCGGTGACATTCCCGGTACCTATCTCAATATCCCCGGCACCCCCGCCTCCGCCGCCTATGTCGGCGAGTCGTACCGGCTGGCGCGCCAGGGTCGGGCCCGGGAGACGCTGGGTACCAACCTGCTGTGCTCGGTGTTCGGCGGTCTGTTCGGCACCCTGGTGCTGGTGTTCGTCTCACCCTCGCTGGCCGAGGTGGCGCTCAACTTCAGCTCCTTCGAGTACTTCTGGCTGGCGCTGCTGGGCTTGAGCTGCTCGATCTTCATCGCCATCGGCTCGCGGCTGAAGGCGTTTCTGTCGCTCACCGTGGGCCTGCTGCTCTCCACCGTGGGGCTCGATATGATGAGCGGCGCGCCACGATTCACCTTCGGCGTGCCCGACCTGATGGCCGGGGTCAACTTCATTCCGGTGATGATCGGCATGTTCGCGCTCAACGAGATCATGCTGTTCTACGGCTCGCGCAACGAGGCCCGCAGCGTGCCGGCAATGGCCAAGGACAGCGTGTTCCGTCATGCCCCCGCCACCCTGCGCCGCTACTGGCGCAACATGCTGCGCGGTAGCGCCCTGGGTACGCTGATCGGCGCGCTGCCGGGCGCAGGGGCGGATATCGCCGCCTGGATCGCCTATGCGCTGGGCAAGAGCCGCTCGAAGGAGAAAGAGAAGTACGGCAGCGGCCATATCGAAGGGATCGTCGATGCCAGCTCGGCCAACAACTCCGGCATCAGCGGTGCCTGGGTACCGGCGCTGGTGTTCGGCATCCCCGGCGACACCATCACCGCCATCGTCATCGGTGTGCTCTACATGAAGGGCATGAACCCGGGGCCGACTATCTTCATGAACGGCGGCAGCCAGGTCTACGCCCTGTTCACGGTGTTCTTCGTCGCCAACCTGATGATGCTGCCGCTGGGCTATCTGGCGATCCGCGCCTCCAAGATCTTCATCCTGACCCCGCGCAAGATGCTGATGCCGGTGATCTTAACCTTCTGCATCGTCGGCGCTTTCGCTATCAACAACTCGGTCACCGATATCTGGATCATGCTGGTCATCGGCCTGGTCGCCTTCGTGCTGGCACGCAACGACTTCCCCATGGCGCCGGCGATCCTGGGGCTGGTGCTCGGCGGCACGCTGGAGAACAGCTTCATGAGCTCGATGCTCAAGTCCGGCGGCGATCTGCTCGCCTTCTTCGAGCGCCCCATCAGCGCCGCTCTCGGCGCGCTGGTGATCCTGATCTGGCTGCTGCCGACGCTGATCAAGCACATCCGCCGACTGCGCCGCCCCGCAGCCGCCACCGCCGGAGACGAGAAATGA
- a CDS encoding tripartite tricarboxylate transporter substrate binding protein, whose amino-acid sequence MISTTAKRFCLGLLGAALVLPLPALADYPEKPITLIVPWAAGGGTDATARTIATALEKELGQTVNVVNRTGGSGVVGHTAIAMARPDGYTLGLVTGEINMMHWQGLTQLTYADYTPIAQINYDYAGIQVAADGPFDSVKTLLDKVKDEPKGTYNASGTGQGGVWHLAFAGLLLDQGMEADRVTWIPSQGAAPAMTEMAAGSIDIVPSSVPEGRAMIEAGKVKSLAIMAPERLASFPDVPTLKEAIGSDYTIGEWRGIAGPKGMDPAVVETLEKAVEAAYQSDTYQNFMAKQGFGTEWRGADDFGKFMAEQDQRFGEIVKQVGLAK is encoded by the coding sequence ATGATCTCGACGACCGCGAAACGCTTCTGCCTCGGCCTGCTCGGTGCCGCCCTGGTCCTGCCCCTGCCGGCGCTGGCCGACTATCCCGAAAAGCCGATTACCCTGATCGTGCCGTGGGCGGCGGGGGGCGGCACCGATGCCACTGCGCGCACCATCGCCACGGCGCTGGAGAAGGAGCTCGGCCAGACCGTCAACGTGGTCAACCGCACCGGCGGCAGCGGCGTTGTAGGACACACCGCCATCGCCATGGCCAGGCCCGACGGCTACACCCTCGGCCTGGTCACCGGCGAGATCAACATGATGCACTGGCAGGGCCTGACCCAGCTCACCTACGCCGACTACACCCCGATCGCCCAGATCAACTACGACTACGCCGGCATCCAGGTCGCCGCCGACGGCCCCTTCGATTCGGTCAAGACCCTGCTCGACAAGGTCAAGGACGAGCCCAAGGGCACCTACAACGCCTCCGGCACCGGCCAGGGTGGCGTATGGCATCTGGCCTTCGCCGGGCTGCTGCTCGACCAGGGCATGGAGGCCGACCGTGTGACCTGGATCCCCAGCCAGGGCGCGGCGCCGGCGATGACCGAGATGGCGGCGGGCAGCATCGATATCGTGCCCAGCTCGGTGCCCGAAGGACGCGCGATGATCGAGGCGGGCAAGGTCAAGAGCCTGGCGATCATGGCTCCGGAGCGGCTCGCCAGCTTCCCCGACGTACCCACGCTTAAAGAGGCGATCGGCAGCGACTACACCATCGGCGAGTGGCGCGGTATCGCCGGCCCCAAGGGCATGGACCCGGCCGTGGTCGAGACACTGGAGAAGGCGGTCGAGGCGGCCTATCAGAGCGACACCTACCAGAACTTCATGGCCAAGCAGGGCTTCGGCACCGAGTGGCGCGGCGCCGATGACTTCGGCAAGTTCATGGCCGAGCAGGATCAGCGCTTCGGCGAGATCGTCAAGCAGGTCGGCCTGGCCAAGTGA